One stretch of Lacimicrobium alkaliphilum DNA includes these proteins:
- a CDS encoding acetyl-CoA acetyltransferase, protein MTKVYVLGGAQTDFAVNWARQQKDIYDLFEQSLNQALCASAIDASDIDVAHVGNFISSLFTGQAHLGGFFGHANKALEHVPSSRHEAACASGSMALLAAMRDIESGHYQLACVMGIELMRNVDGATGAAHLGAAAWRGKETLGCNYPWPRMFADLFEEYQQRYNTDIGYLRRIAEINFANARQNPNAQTRNWRFGPDSFSADEQANPVVEAPLRKQDCGQITDGAAVLFLASEAYAARYAKQRGIALQSLPHIKGWGHRCAPMLLKHKLMQSREAELIFPYVRGTFTDALSRAGLADINSLDGMEVHDCFSMTEYMLIDHLGLTAPGQSWQAIEEGTIERQGSFPVNPSGGLIGLGHPVGATGVRMMLDAYKQVRSEAGAYQVEGAKNFGTFNLGGSATTCASFILGV, encoded by the coding sequence ATGACCAAGGTCTATGTACTGGGCGGCGCACAAACTGACTTTGCTGTTAACTGGGCAAGACAACAGAAAGATATTTATGATTTGTTTGAGCAGAGCCTGAATCAGGCCCTCTGTGCAAGTGCCATTGATGCGTCTGATATTGATGTTGCCCATGTCGGTAACTTTATTTCATCCCTGTTTACCGGGCAGGCTCATCTGGGGGGATTTTTTGGCCATGCTAACAAAGCCTTGGAGCATGTTCCCAGTTCACGCCATGAAGCCGCCTGTGCTTCTGGTTCGATGGCGCTGCTGGCGGCGATGCGGGATATAGAGTCAGGGCACTACCAGCTTGCCTGTGTGATGGGCATTGAACTGATGCGCAATGTCGACGGCGCCACTGGCGCCGCGCATCTGGGCGCTGCTGCCTGGCGAGGTAAAGAAACACTGGGCTGCAACTATCCCTGGCCGCGCATGTTTGCGGACTTATTCGAAGAGTATCAACAACGATATAACACTGATATTGGTTACCTGCGACGTATTGCCGAAATTAACTTTGCCAACGCCAGACAAAACCCAAATGCGCAAACCCGCAACTGGCGCTTCGGGCCCGATAGTTTTAGTGCGGACGAACAGGCCAACCCGGTTGTGGAAGCGCCGTTACGCAAGCAGGACTGTGGCCAGATTACAGACGGCGCTGCTGTGTTATTCCTGGCCAGTGAGGCGTACGCCGCCCGTTATGCAAAACAACGGGGGATAGCGCTGCAAAGCCTTCCTCACATAAAGGGCTGGGGCCATCGCTGTGCACCTATGCTGCTAAAACACAAACTTATGCAAAGCCGGGAGGCTGAACTGATCTTTCCCTATGTGCGTGGCACTTTCACCGATGCCCTGAGCCGTGCCGGACTGGCTGATATCAACAGTCTTGATGGGATGGAAGTGCATGATTGCTTCTCGATGACCGAATATATGCTGATTGACCATTTGGGGCTGACCGCACCCGGTCAATCCTGGCAGGCGATAGAAGAAGGGACAATCGAGAGGCAGGGCAGCTTTCCTGTTAACCCCAGCGGCGGTCTGATTGGCCTCGGGCATCCGGTCGGTGCCACTGGTGTACGAATGATGCTGGATGCGTACAAGCAGGTTCGCTCTGAAGCCGGTGCTTATCAGGTTGAAGGGGCAAAAAATTTCGGAACATTCAATCTCGGTGGCAGTGCCACCACCTGTGCAAGTTTTATTTTAGGAGTCTGA
- a CDS encoding PaaI family thioesterase encodes MRDTNLNTQYSEMSGIERLKLFAEDGKRGGMDKNLGYGFTHIEPGQVQLSYTPKEQHMNLIGSLHGGVLAALLDAAMGCSVLTLLDNQERYTMIDLNTKFIKAIMDFEQQLTVIGEVDHAGRRTFATSGRILDSQGRLIAKSMANAIRI; translated from the coding sequence ATGCGTGACACCAATCTCAATACGCAATATTCAGAGATGTCCGGAATCGAGCGTTTAAAACTCTTCGCTGAGGATGGCAAACGGGGAGGTATGGATAAAAACCTCGGATATGGATTTACCCATATCGAACCCGGTCAGGTGCAACTTAGCTATACGCCCAAAGAGCAACATATGAACCTTATTGGTTCGCTGCACGGTGGTGTGCTGGCTGCATTGCTGGATGCTGCAATGGGCTGTTCTGTGCTGACACTGCTGGATAATCAGGAGCGCTACACCATGATTGACCTTAACACTAAATTTATAAAAGCCATTATGGATTTTGAGCAGCAATTGACGGTCATTGGTGAGGTTGATCATGCAGGTCGGCGTACTTTTGCGACCAGCGGCAGGATACTCGATAGTCAGGGGCGCCTGATTGCCAAATCAATGGCCAATGCCATCAGGATTTAG
- a CDS encoding class I adenylate-forming enzyme family protein has translation MLANSASLPLPIDYLYKGLAINPNAPAATDSQETVNYQELVYRVEALALALHERYPSGARIALCAENHIGHLTAYLAILAAGCIWIPVNPKNGASLNRQLLEQSSPSLVIVDEASQTTLPEGITVPVMSLTSTRDTDQSAQALVEKYYQMPFTAMRPEPQEIMAIKFTGGTTGTPKGVMQSHHNVSAVVESLRELYEFDQHDCNLAVAPLTHGGSHYILPVLAVGGRHILLEKPEVSRIMQAFASSVSICFMPPTLIYKIFDTPGVSARNFPYLRFLTYGAAPMPTSRIRQIRALIGDRLSTLYGQTEAPMVITALSSKDMADPALQLSVGKACRFSEVAIIGKEQSMLGPREVGEIAVRGDIVMSGYYQQQDATSGAFYQGWLLTGDLGYLDEQGYLFIQGRSKEVIISGGFNVYPAEVEAALFALDSVAEAAVFGLPDPYWGEQVAAAVVLSEPGIADETELKAALKDSLGPVKTPKAFYFLDALPRNPVGKVVRRDIRQLIAKQQEQDHA, from the coding sequence ATGCTAGCCAATTCAGCAAGTTTACCCTTGCCAATTGATTACTTGTACAAAGGGCTGGCTATTAATCCGAATGCGCCTGCGGCCACAGACAGCCAGGAAACGGTAAACTATCAGGAGCTGGTATATCGTGTGGAGGCGTTAGCTTTAGCTCTACATGAACGTTATCCCTCTGGTGCCCGCATTGCGTTATGCGCGGAGAATCATATCGGCCACCTGACCGCTTACCTGGCTATTCTCGCTGCCGGTTGTATCTGGATCCCCGTTAACCCCAAAAACGGTGCAAGCTTAAACCGGCAACTGCTGGAGCAATCCTCACCTTCACTGGTGATTGTTGATGAAGCCAGCCAGACGACGCTACCAGAAGGAATCACTGTTCCGGTAATGTCGCTGACCTCAACAAGAGACACTGACCAGAGCGCCCAGGCACTGGTTGAGAAATATTATCAAATGCCCTTCACTGCGATGCGCCCCGAACCGCAGGAAATTATGGCGATCAAATTTACCGGCGGCACCACAGGTACGCCTAAAGGTGTAATGCAGTCTCATCATAACGTTTCCGCGGTTGTGGAATCGCTCCGGGAACTGTATGAATTTGATCAACATGACTGCAACCTGGCTGTTGCACCACTGACTCATGGTGGTTCCCATTATATTCTGCCGGTTCTGGCCGTCGGGGGCCGGCATATTCTGCTGGAAAAACCTGAGGTCAGCAGAATTATGCAGGCGTTTGCGTCGTCAGTCAGCATCTGCTTTATGCCCCCCACCCTTATTTACAAAATATTCGATACACCAGGTGTCAGTGCAAGAAACTTTCCATATCTGCGTTTTCTTACCTACGGCGCGGCGCCCATGCCTACCTCACGTATTCGTCAGATAAGAGCTCTGATAGGAGACCGGCTCTCTACTTTATACGGTCAGACAGAAGCTCCAATGGTCATCACCGCGCTGAGTAGTAAAGATATGGCTGATCCCGCCCTACAGCTTTCAGTGGGTAAAGCCTGTCGCTTCAGTGAGGTGGCAATTATTGGTAAAGAGCAATCAATGCTTGGCCCCAGGGAGGTGGGCGAGATTGCTGTGCGGGGCGACATTGTTATGAGCGGATATTATCAACAGCAGGATGCAACGTCAGGGGCATTCTATCAGGGCTGGCTGCTGACCGGAGATCTGGGCTACCTGGATGAGCAGGGCTATTTATTTATTCAGGGTCGCTCCAAAGAAGTCATTATCAGCGGCGGCTTCAATGTTTATCCGGCTGAAGTAGAAGCGGCATTGTTTGCTCTGGACAGCGTTGCGGAAGCCGCAGTATTTGGCCTTCCGGATCCTTACTGGGGCGAGCAGGTAGCGGCAGCGGTAGTTCTCAGCGAACCAGGGATTGCTGATGAAACTGAGCTAAAAGCAGCATTAAAAGACTCTCTTGGGCCAGTCAAAACACCAAAAGCTTTTTATTTTCTGGACGCACTGCCACGTAACCCGGTTGGCAAAGTTGTGCGCAGAGACATCCGGCAGTTAATCGCCAAGCAACAGGAGCAGGATCATGCGTGA
- a CDS encoding thiolase family protein, which produces MTGVAIVGAGMTALGKFPEASVKSLTQQAVGEALKDAGLDISSVQAAWFSNSRQGLFEGQNGIRGQCALRPLGIGPIPITNVENACASGSTALFNAVSHIAAGFCDVALVVGAEKMYFPDNRPMMFRAFLGGTDIHRLEEFERKVAGWAQNLVPEEFTDQSQVQRSFFMDSYAGQARLHMQKFGTTRRQLAAVAAKNHWHSTMNPLAQYQHDMSIDEVLASRSISWPLTLPMCAPISDGAAALVLCSEKMARSLYADKAIGIRGISLLTGISRADSDFSQHIGRLAALDVYEKSGIEPTDIDVAEVHDATAYSEIQQIENLGLCPIGEGGSFSEAGHTRLGGKVPVNTSGGLISKGHPVGATGLMQIQELVAQLRHRAGKRQVPDARIGVAENGGGFYENEEATTVITVLEKIKC; this is translated from the coding sequence ATGACCGGAGTGGCCATAGTGGGTGCGGGTATGACTGCACTGGGAAAATTCCCTGAGGCTTCGGTTAAATCTCTGACTCAACAGGCTGTTGGCGAAGCCTTAAAGGATGCGGGCTTGGATATCTCGTCGGTGCAGGCGGCCTGGTTTTCTAATTCAAGGCAAGGCTTGTTTGAAGGTCAGAATGGCATTCGTGGGCAATGTGCGTTGCGGCCCTTAGGAATCGGACCCATACCCATTACCAATGTCGAGAATGCCTGCGCGTCGGGTTCAACAGCTCTTTTCAATGCAGTGTCACATATTGCGGCCGGATTCTGTGATGTGGCGCTGGTAGTGGGGGCAGAGAAAATGTACTTCCCCGACAATCGGCCAATGATGTTCAGGGCTTTTCTGGGAGGCACCGATATTCACCGGCTGGAGGAGTTCGAGCGTAAGGTCGCTGGTTGGGCGCAAAACCTGGTACCCGAAGAGTTTACTGATCAATCACAAGTACAGCGCAGCTTCTTTATGGACAGTTATGCCGGCCAGGCAAGGTTGCATATGCAAAAATTTGGTACAACCCGTCGGCAACTGGCTGCAGTAGCGGCGAAAAATCATTGGCACTCGACCATGAACCCGCTGGCCCAGTATCAACATGATATGAGTATCGATGAAGTCCTCGCCAGTCGTTCCATCAGTTGGCCACTAACCCTGCCTATGTGCGCCCCTATTTCTGATGGTGCAGCGGCATTAGTGCTTTGCTCAGAAAAAATGGCCCGATCTTTATATGCAGACAAGGCAATAGGGATTCGCGGGATCAGTTTGCTTACAGGTATATCAAGAGCTGACTCAGATTTCTCTCAGCATATAGGCCGGCTGGCTGCCCTGGATGTGTATGAAAAGTCCGGGATTGAACCTACGGATATTGATGTGGCTGAGGTGCATGATGCAACCGCTTATTCAGAAATCCAGCAGATCGAAAATCTGGGTCTATGTCCGATTGGAGAGGGCGGTTCTTTTAGTGAGGCCGGCCATACACGTCTGGGTGGGAAAGTTCCTGTTAATACCTCTGGAGGGTTGATCTCAAAAGGCCATCCAGTGGGTGCCACCGGGCTTATGCAAATACAGGAACTGGTAGCACAGTTGCGCCATCGGGCCGGCAAGCGACAGGTACCAGATGCACGCATTGGTGTGGCGGAAAATGGCGGTGGTTTCTATGAGAACGAAGAGGCCACCACAGTAATAACAGTATTGGAGAAAATAAAATGCTAG
- the paaN gene encoding phenylacetic acid degradation protein PaaN, with protein sequence MLQTNDVDWFAEHRSTLSKAIDACNHRYAWTAYAESPSSKIHGKEPPIQGKANFERMLNRDFPLTMPGEVGRIGEEVSPYTREPLGISYPRVDVETLYQAMAAGKEQWAETSVNTRFGVCLEILHRCSQQLFENAHATMHTSGQSFIMAFAGSGANALDRGLEALAYAYKAVQDIPPTASWQRRFGSGPEIQLEKEYKLMPVGVAAVICCATFPLWNGYPALMASLATGNPVVMKAHPNATLPVAMLVRTCREVLAEAGFDPNLVTLAADTRSEPVAKTLLEHQDTAIVDFTGSPAFGSWIERHCSQLQVYTETAGCNSVVIESTDNLSAMATAIAQSLCQASAQMCTSVQNIHIPAAGIMAQGRQISFDEVAGAIVEAVNQLLEKPEQAAFLCGALVNDDIPDTISRLRSEGNKAGRILRDSAPYAHPQFSHARTATPLILEVSQQQKSLYSQELFGPISFIIKGQDSDDCLMAASSDAADYGAITSHVYSTDEAFILRAQQSFNRSGASLACNLINMPINFAAAYSDFHVTGLNPAGNACLTDLAFVCRRFRVVQNKVMKA encoded by the coding sequence GTGCTACAGACAAATGATGTGGATTGGTTTGCAGAGCATCGGTCAACGCTGAGCAAAGCAATTGACGCCTGTAACCATCGATACGCATGGACCGCTTATGCCGAATCGCCAAGCAGTAAAATTCACGGAAAAGAACCGCCTATCCAGGGAAAAGCCAATTTTGAGCGAATGCTGAACCGGGACTTTCCCCTGACAATGCCAGGCGAGGTGGGCCGGATTGGTGAAGAGGTTTCACCCTATACAAGAGAGCCTCTGGGTATCAGCTATCCCAGGGTTGATGTAGAAACGCTCTATCAGGCTATGGCAGCTGGAAAAGAGCAGTGGGCTGAGACCTCTGTTAATACCCGCTTTGGTGTTTGCCTGGAGATACTGCATCGTTGCTCGCAGCAGTTATTTGAAAATGCTCATGCCACCATGCATACATCGGGGCAGAGCTTTATTATGGCATTTGCCGGCAGTGGCGCTAACGCGCTGGATCGGGGGCTTGAGGCTCTGGCGTATGCTTATAAAGCGGTGCAGGATATCCCGCCTACAGCCAGCTGGCAGCGACGTTTTGGCTCGGGACCGGAGATCCAGCTGGAAAAGGAATATAAGCTGATGCCGGTCGGCGTGGCAGCCGTGATTTGCTGTGCAACTTTTCCGTTATGGAATGGTTATCCGGCCTTAATGGCGAGTCTGGCAACAGGCAATCCAGTGGTGATGAAAGCCCATCCTAATGCCACTTTGCCAGTGGCGATGCTGGTGCGTACCTGTCGCGAGGTGCTTGCTGAGGCCGGGTTTGATCCAAACCTGGTGACACTGGCGGCAGACACGCGTTCAGAGCCTGTAGCCAAAACGCTGCTGGAACATCAGGATACCGCGATCGTCGATTTTACCGGCAGTCCGGCCTTTGGTAGCTGGATTGAGCGCCATTGTTCACAGCTGCAGGTTTATACTGAAACAGCGGGGTGTAACTCGGTGGTTATCGAATCAACGGATAACCTCAGCGCCATGGCAACAGCAATTGCACAATCGCTGTGCCAGGCTTCGGCACAAATGTGTACCAGTGTGCAGAATATTCATATTCCGGCCGCAGGAATTATGGCTCAGGGCCGTCAAATCAGTTTTGATGAGGTGGCAGGTGCGATTGTCGAAGCGGTCAATCAACTGTTGGAAAAGCCGGAGCAGGCGGCATTTCTGTGTGGAGCGTTGGTGAATGATGATATTCCTGACACCATCAGCCGTTTGCGCAGCGAGGGTAACAAGGCAGGCCGCATATTGCGTGACTCGGCACCATACGCTCATCCGCAATTCAGCCATGCCCGCACCGCTACGCCGCTGATTTTAGAAGTCAGCCAGCAGCAAAAATCGCTCTACAGTCAGGAGTTGTTCGGGCCAATTTCGTTTATTATCAAAGGCCAGGACAGTGACGATTGTCTTATGGCGGCCAGCAGTGATGCGGCTGATTACGGTGCCATCACCTCCCATGTTTACTCAACGGATGAGGCATTCATTCTCCGGGCACAACAAAGCTTCAATCGTTCCGGTGCTTCTCTTGCCTGCAACCTGATCAACATGCCCATCAATTTTGCTGCAGCGTATAGTGACTTTCACGTCACTGGTCTGAACCCTGCCGGTAATGCATGTTTGACCGATCTTGCATTTGTCTGTCGTCGTTTTCGGGTGGTTCAGAATAAGGTCATGAAAGCATGA